In Drosophila miranda strain MSH22 chromosome XR, D.miranda_PacBio2.1, whole genome shotgun sequence, the genomic window cttggaagatgcagtcattgcatgtcaacgtccacaaaaaaaaaaaaaacgaggtggaacgttgtgagttgctgcggacaccgcaactctacagttattcccgatactaagtcattttggctctcctgcggcagacgccgctaatattgaaccacacgacaaagagtgcgtgcgagagagacagaaaatcagtctgagcgtgacgtcgggggctgcgtagccagtgcaaattgatttgttccttttggctataaaaatgatctgatctgatccagattcagcaatctgatagatatgatcattatctatgattctgcgtttttagttttctcgaatgtgcaatattgtggatgcaacagattttcgttctttgtgggggcggaagggggtggggcgaaattctgagaaatacgttttatagtgagatctaacagaagtgcggataccaaatttggttactcaagccttaatagtctctgagatttgtggatgccccagattttcgtcctttgcgggggcggaagggggtgtggcgaaatttggacacgaaacggtcaaggtttgatatcacaggagtgtggataccaaatttggggtctggctcttataggttctgagatccttgaactcatattttgcaattgacaaaaccgaccatgaaacctgtgtgttagagagagacagagcgagaaagaatgaaattgttttcttgattctaactataatcattatacgatctggttcagattttgcactgtagaagatatggtcatcctcaccgattctgcgtttttggttttatcgtatctttaaaaatgtggatgccacagattttcgtcctttgtgggggcggaagtgggcggggcgaagttttgaaatatttttgtagcagtgacatatcacagacgtctggatccaaaacatcgttgctctagctcttatagtctttgagcactaggcgctgaaggggacggacggacggacggacggacggacggacggacggacggacggacagacggacagacagacagggctcaatcgtctcggctattgatgctgatcaagaatatatatactttatggggtcggaaacgattccttctggacgttacacacatccacttttaccacaaatctaatataccccaatactcattttgagtatcgggtataaaaacgtgCAAGGGAACCAACGGCAGGCCAGAGACAGACACCGCCTAAGAAGTTCAGGCCATGGGAGAGAACGGACCGCGAAACTGAGACCCAACGGTCCGCAACTGGCAGCAGTTCGGCAAGAACAAGGAAAAACAGGCCACGAAGAAAACGCGATCAGATGCCGTAGTGATAGTGAGCGTAGGAAACACCACTTACGCGGAACTACTAAAATCGGTGAAAGGAGATGCAACACTGAGCCATGTGAGCGGTGACGTGGAAAGCATTAGGAAGACTGCTAAGGGAGATCTGCTGTTGCGCCTCAAAAAAAAACCGCGTCACAGCGCGGAGGAGGTCAAAACGGCGGTCGGAAACGCACTACAGGCCAAGTCAGTGGTACGGGCGCTGACCGAACAAACGAGGCTTGAATTAATGGACCTGAATGAGGTCACAACAAAGGAAGAGATATTGGAAGCATTGAAGCGTGCCACAGGGGTAACCGAAATCCCCGAGGACGCAGTAAAATCCCTACGAGCCACCAGAAGCGGGATGTAGATAGCCAGCCTATCGCTGCAATGGGGAAGATAAGTGTCGGCTGGGTAAACTGCCATATAAAGAAAATAGTGTCGCCAAATGTTTGGAGTTCGGGCACATCTCGGCAAACTGCACCGGAGGAAAGGACCTCAGAGGAGCGTGCTTTAGATGTGGAGGCAGAGACCATGAGGCCAGAAATTGCAGCAAGGACCCACACTGCATACTCTTTGCGCAAAAAACGGGTAGCCCCACGGACCATGCCTCGGGAAATTTTAAGTGCCCGGCGTACCGCGAGGCAGTTAGACTACTCAAACGTTAAGGATCATCCAACTGAATCTTAACCATTGTAGGGTGTCCCAAGACCTTCTTACCCAATCAGTACGGACCTGGCATTGCTGAGCGAGCCCTACAAGACCGTGAGATCCAACACGTGGGTCACGGATCAATCGGGGAAAGCGGCAATCTGGATGTGCGGCAAACCGGCACGGCACCTAGACGGAGTAAAAATATCCAAAGGATACGTACGAGGGAGGCTGAAAGACCTATGGGTATACAGCAGTAACCTACCACCCAGCTCGAAGAGTTCAGCGGCACAATCGAGAAATTGGCAGATGACATCAGAGCACACTCGCCGTCGCTAGTAGCtggggacttcaacgcctgggcaACGGAATGGTAGTTAACAACAACGAATGCCAGGGGCCGTGCCTTGgtggaggcttttgcctcCCTAGACATAGTCCTAACATAGTTCCAACCCAACTTTCAGCAGAGCAGGTACCACATCTATTATAGACCTCAcctacataagtactcgaccAGCAGCGAACACGTCATGGCAGATCAGCGAGCAGTACACCGTGAGCGACCACAACGCTATCCTCTGTAGCAAGGAAACCTATACCCGAAGAAAGAAGCCGACTACGAAGCCGAAAACGATCTCTGGGGTAAGGCGTACAAGGTGGTCATGAAGAAGACCGGCGTATTAAAGCACGCGGCACTAGCAGGAGCGGAAAAAATGGAGGCGATTGTCGGGCACCTATTCCCAGCTGGAAAGCTATGCTATGCTGGAAAGCATAATCAGCTTAAGGTAAACGGAGGCAATTGAGGCCGCGGGTGGACTTTCCGACAGCCAGTACGGCTTTAGGGAGGCCCGCTCCACCCTGGATGCGGAACTGCCAGAAAGGCCTTGGAAGGCACACGATGGCTCGGCGGGGCCAAAAAATAGTGTCTGGTGacagaatttttttttttttccggtTGACTTTAACAAGAAAGATGCCAGGTGTCACAGTAAAAAATATTGACCAGCATGCCGTTACCAAGGCGGTTGCCGTCTTCCTCAAGAAGACTGGCAAATTGAAGGTGCCCGACCAGATGGACATCATCAAGACGGCCAAGTTCAAGGAGCTGGCCCCCTACGATCCCGACTGGTTCTATGTGCGTTGCGCCTCGATCCTGCGCCATCTGTATCACCGGAGTCCCGCTGGTGTTGGCTCCATCACCAAGATCTATGGTGGTCGCAAGCGCAACGGTGTCCACCCTTCGCATTTCTGCCGTGCCGCTGACGGTGCCGCCCGTAAGGCTCTCCAGGCCCTCGAGCACGCCCGCCTTGTCGAGAAGCACCCAGAGGGTGGCCAGATTGTGGTCAAGCAGCGCGATGCCGCCAAGCAGACGGGTCCCCTTGTCATTTCCAAGTAAACGTGGATCGCACATCCAATCGAAGTCTATAACATTTTTAAGCTTATTATTTAAGCGTTTCTTGATTGAAGCGTGTTCTCAGAAATGGGAAAATTAAAATGAACCATAACAAGCGAACACTGGACGTGAAAAATGCCTTTAACTCGGCACCGTTGAGCATTATCCTGCTCATACTCGAAATCCCCGGATACCTGCAGACGATGGTCAGTGACTACCTGGACAACAGATGGCTGATGTACGACACATACTCCATCACGGGAGGAGTCCCACAAGGATCTGTACTGGGACCGCTATTGTGGAATACCATGTACGATGGAATCCTTCGCCTCAACTTCCATCAAGGAGTCGAAATCGTGGGATTCGCTGACGAAGTCGCGGTGACGGTCACGAAGGAAACCCTTGCGGAGACGGAGAGCTGCATGAACGAGGCAATCGAAATCATAAGCGACTGGCTTAACCTGGCAGGGCTCAAACTTGCCGAGCGCACAAGACGGAAGCTGTCCTCATCAGTAGTAGGAAACAGGTGGAGACGGCGAGGATACCCGTAGGAGGAGCCGCAATTACTTCAAAACGAACGATAAGGTACCTGGGAGTTATTTTCGACACCCCACTGTCGTTTAGAGAGCACCTGCAGCAGACACACCAGAAGGCACACGGCGTAGTCATGGCGGTTTCATAGAGGCCCAAAGTCGACGAGCAGGAGATTTCTGTTTAACGTAGCCAAGTCATCGATACTATACGCAGCGCCAATATGGGCTCATGCTACGAGGACCAAGAGTTACACTAAGGGCATTGAGTCGGACTTCAGACTTGGTGCCCTGCGGGTCAGCTCGGCGTTCCGTACAGTCTCCACAGAGGCCATAATGGTCATAAGCGGCATACCACCTGTCGAgcttgcagcgaaggaagccaGCGAAATCCACAAGGGAAGAAAGGCCGCCAACACACAGGCAGACGCTAGAACGGCTAAGACCAGGGCGAGGGCTAAATGTCTCGAGAGCTGGCAACTCAGATGGGATAATGCTGTAACTGGCCGTTGGACCCACCGACTAATCCCCAACATTGCAGCATGAATTAATCGGCGGCATGGAAAACTAACGTTCGAACTCACACAAGTTCTCAGCAGTAACGGGTGCTTTAAGGAGTACCTTCACCGCTTTGGCCACGAGGAAGATGGGCTGTGCAGCTGCTGCGGAACAGCAGAAAACGCTGAGCATGTCCTGACCACATGCGCCAGATTCTCAGAGGCCCGCAGGCGAGCAGGCACCCCTAGGGCGCCTATAACGGTGGAAGGTTTGGTACCAAGGATGCTGGAAAACCAAACAAAGTGGACGGCGATATGCAGTCTTACAACAGAGATCGCTTCGGAATTAAGGCGACTGGAACGCACACGAAATGAGCGGCCATAACAGGCTAGCCTTGTGAAGCAATGCTTCACGGCAGTCCCACAAGTCTGgtccatatatgtatatgttatatatttttattctAACTTTTATATTCCTACATATattttacatatatatatatagtgacatatctatagtccatgctccgcatacccttgtctatgtctattaccctgcacccacaatactataaacaatacgacaccctcagcttcgaaccctcataaacaatctcacgctcgaaatggaccacgcgcagccgattgcaggcaatgtaaacaaacaccctaaactggaagttgaacataaaacaatagatgccgccctagaatccagccgcactagaatccagccgcaccagaatcacgccactcttcagagatcaattacgaatcgattctcaagaatcacaccatcctagctgaccaatcagaggccctattctcagccacccccaagtaatgcaacaccgatcatacgcagcggaagcctttcatcaaaagccgcctttcccacatatcgatcgagtcacgtactccatctccgaagccgaagtcgaagccaacgcctccgaatccaaatccgaatcccaaaccgagcatcataatataaatagtctgcatctaagaagccaactcagttctgttcaagacaaacgtcaatcgcgacaccgtcggagaattcaaccaaagttaattccgttcaagacttcagacctcagtcatcgtcggggaaataactaatcaatgtacgctaaagtttaagtgaagaataaaaccttttttaaaacgtaaactgaagtgtcgcatatttaattggcgcagccggtaggatctcagttaaaagtgaatccctttttttaagacgatcaattggcgtagtgacagttacagtgcgtaataacctacagtgatcagagaaaaagtaacgctaatactaaagagatccgccaaagaatctacacacgattgaaactcaattaatattagaaaaaaataaataaataaaaaagaaatcaacatgccgctaacagaaatacacctgaaccaagccttgaagtcaatcaggcaaattccaccatacgacggatgccaagaacgcctaagctcgttcataagtaggatcgagtacatctccgaattgtactcaACAGAAGATATCCcgcaacaaagcatcatgtacggagccactgagggtcagtgctacaacaattacacgacaccaaattcaatgggaatattcgtaagttcgtagaggaactagaaattaagtcaaatgttatagtaagtaaactaaatctggagtctagcccagaaaataagataatctttaaaaactctctggcaaatgccaccagacataccatagaagatgctctacccaataaactgttcatcattttagcaaagaaagacatttctactatggctaatctagaaaaatcagctcaagagttaggaatctacgaaaatttcgtaactgataacaagaatcacgaacattcaagaaacggaaataacaatcataggaatgttggaacttattaccctcgctatagttggacggttttctaagggttaaactacaaagagagtgagagagctctaactgcgattgcccactcggagaacggcgtcgtttcatgctagggcggcgtaacctcgtttccgatcaccaagaagagtcttcgttt contains:
- the LOC117186182 gene encoding 40S ribosomal protein S19a-like, which gives rise to MPGVTVKNIDQHAVTKAVAVFLKKTGKLKVPDQMDIIKTAKFKELAPYDPDWFYVRCASILRHLYHRSPAGVGSITKIYGGRKRNGVHPSHFCRAADGAARKALQALEHARLVEKHPEGGQIVVKQRDAAKQTGPLVISK